The sequence below is a genomic window from Corythoichthys intestinalis isolate RoL2023-P3 chromosome 12, ASM3026506v1, whole genome shotgun sequence.
tttaaagctgctgatacagaatggggacttgagtattttatttactgtttttaactgttaacttgatactgaaatagtagtttggtttagcctgagaggatttttgaacaattgtgaacatcaataatcgatttataattgaatcggagcctttgaatcgtaatcgaatcgttaggtgcccaaagattcccaactCTAATAAttatcgtatttttcggactataagtcgcagtttttttcatagtttggctgggggtgcaacttatactctggagcgatttatgtgtgaaattattaacacattattatatcatttcacatgttattttggtgttttggagtgacactgatggtttggtaaacttgttagcatgttctttatgctaaagTTATCTGACTAACTCTTAATagatatgttacgttaacataccggccacgttctcattttgttgttcatgcatcacgtAACTTTATCATACtgaacatttattcagcatgttgttctgtattgtatttttattttaaattgcctttcaagatgacatatctggtctatgtgttggattttatcaagtaaatttccccccaaaatgcgacttatactccagtgcgacttatatatgttttttttctcatcattgggtattttatggctggtgcgacttatagtccgaaaaatacggtaccttaAATCCTCgtacaaatcactcttgagacactcctgcctgcttgtatgcactaaaacgtttgcctgtttccacctaaatccggcattagaaaGCAGCGTGCGTTTGAGTTTATTGCAGTGAAAGCTGCCATGACACTCTGCCTGGTCCGGCCCCCTAGAGGCGTTGcgccccattaggcaaaccaggcaattgcctagggcccccagccagcaaggACCCccaagagggccaacagatttagcacacgcagctttactgcagtgaaagccttgtgtctgagttccctgaaggggcccaTTCATTCGctctacacccccccccccttcacgtgactcagaccgagagtgagcggcgatttggcttttttttaattggcgtatatccaaaatgaagagaggttatccttctggaagcgacaaaagaaagaaaaaaaaaagcagaagaggagaaaaggaagcaagacagcggtgagtgtactatgttactgtagttttatgtcctaatgtagtagaagctgggaactttgagtgtcctaaaaagcgctctatgagacggaggcgttattatacttttattaaatatgctattgctccaagtcgaactgtcccccttacttgcacacactcgaagggccccatgttgcttgttgcctggggcccctggggacccttgctacgcctctgcggCCCCCTATGGGATCCCGTTGCACAATGTATgtagctgtctcgtcaactgatagtaaaGTCTATGATAATCCACATACAAGTTACTGAAACATGCAGTTTCTGAGTAAATGAATTTGTTCtgagaacaaaaaaataactgagaaaagcctactgaaaatgtttttttaaattggcaaaTTGGTTGGAACGACCCCTTAAAATCCACTTTTCAGAAAATCAGAATTGAAGCCTtatttttcaagaaatctgaaacCAAAATATCCTACCATTCTGTGCAGATGAAAAGGGGAGCAGCAGTAGCAGCATGGTGTTGAAGCAGGCCGAGATGGAGTTCCGCGAAGGCCCACGGGGACGCTGGAGCGAGTGCCACGTGGAGCTGACGCCCTGTGAGCTTCGCCTCTACACCTTGGACAGCAGCGCCAACCGCCAGTTGGGCACTGCCTACTCGCTGTCGCACTGCCAAGGCGTGGTGGCGCCCGCGCCCGGCCAGCCCGCAGACCAGCGCACCTTGCAGGCCGTCTTCTTCAACAGCACGCGGGTACAGCTGAGGGCCGCCACCCAGTGGGAGGCCGGCGAGTGGCGACGCCTCGTGTGGGAGAAGGTGCAAGCGACAAGGCCCGCCAGACAGAAGGTGGAGAAGATGGTCACCTTTCCAGACGCCGCCCCGCTGAGCCGTCCGACCACCCTGCCGCTGTTCAATCAGCGTTGCCAGGACGTCCTCAAATCAGGGCTTTTGCACCAACTTCTGGACCAGAACAACTGGTGTGCCTTCACATTTGTGTTGAGTAGAACCACCCTGCAAGCGTTTCCCACTGAGGGGCGCGCCCCCGTGTCTCGCCCCGTCCGCCAGTACCTGCTGGCCTCCTGCCTGGGCGTCCAGCCGGACCCCGAGGTCCCCGATCATGGGGAGCGCTTCCAAGCGGTGTTCGCCGCCGACACTCTACGACTCCGAGCCGAAACCTCCGCCAAGGCCCTGGAGTGGACAGAAGCCCTGAGGGGGGCGGCAGGTGCACGGCGGCCTGCCCAGGAGGAGTGCAGTGCCCCGGTTCTGCAAGGGGTGCCATTGAGGTCCAGGGAGAGGAAGCATAGGGAacagagagctaagaggcagtcgGTTACCACCAGCTTCCTCAGTCTTCTCACCTGTGTCGCGGTGGAGAAAGGACTCACCGCTCAGGGATTTACTTGTGCAGGTGAGTATACTGGAGGCCCCTTTTGCATCATTGCCTACTATCTTCTTGTGCTTTTTCAGCTGTTTGTCCTTACCTTCTGATTCTTTCTTGGCATCCTTCTCCTTCATCTTTTCGTTCtacatttgttctttttttcctcctccttCCACTTGTTCTTCTGTTTCTCCTTCTGTTGAGGTTCAGCTCCCCTTTCTGCTTTTTCTCTTGCTACTGATTATTTCTTCTCATCCTTCTACATTCCATGTTCTTTTTCTGCTGCTTCAAATTCAATGTAACCTTTGGTCTCCTTATTCTAATTCATCTTCTTCATTTTTGTTCTTGTTTCTTCACCTTCTTTCTCATATTTTGTTATCTCTCTTTATGTTACTGCTCCTTTCTCTATGTAGTTTTTCTCCTCCTCCTCATTTTCCTTCATCTGCTTCTTTATTCATGTTTTCCACCTACTCCTAATTTGTTACTCTTTAAAACAAAAAGtcagtattgtttttgttttaatttaaaaaacaaaaaaacaaaaaggaaaacaggaaatattcttttttattcCTATtctaatagtttttttgttttgtttttttttttacacctctCATAAGGTAAGTGACTGGtcatttaaccccttcagacctgcatttttttctgcagggcaaaaaaaaagatgcacagtttttttactctactcaaaaaccaaaacaaagagATTTTTTTGGTCTGaggtatttcatgcttttattggttatttttaatgttaatgtgtttggacgagaaatgagcacttcacgttatcctttttgaagtttcaaagagccaaaaataggaAAGAGGGCGTaccaaacctcatgatttgatttcaatgggtaaagtttcatccaattATCTCCCAGAAGTAGCACTAGCAACGaaattcaatgtatttattggtttagagacgcgAACGTGTCATGTCCTCCTCAGGagcatgcttaggtctgaaggggttaaaaaaaaattccctaaTGTTAATTagtcttgtatttttttttccattatataCTATACATATTACTTTAtactttactttttaaaaattatttttacaaatgaatttatgaataaaaacatgTTAGCACATTCACTACCATTGACAGCAAAATACATAAAATCCATTTAAATTGGGATGACTGGCATTGTGTTATCAATCATGCTTCAGCACCGTACGATCGCTGCCAACCCCTTACAGTCTAAATTGATTATTTGGACCTCCATTGCTGTCAACGCCAGCCAATTATAtaagaaaattaaaattaatacaatttcaatgatgaaatagttaaaCACTGATTATACCCACTAATTACGCTCTAAAGTCTGTTTTTTGTGCACTGtcatttttcatatttgaaCCAAAGTACACCATTATCACAAGCCTCCTTACCGATAAATGTCCATTTTCTAAATTTCCCAAGGACTCCGTggtttttaattgttattttggaaagaaaagtgTATACTTTACAAAAGTAAAGTATAACCATGAGGTTGAGTAGTAGAAGAGTAGAATAGTAAAAATAGTAGAGACATTAATATTGGTATGtcttcaaaaatactgtatgCCGGTTATAGCTCTACAAACAGTATTACCCCTTACTTGGCGATTCCTCCCTCTGGTTTGGTTTTCATTGTAAAAGACACACATGCACTCGTTCTTTTTCAGTGGTCACCCATCACGGAAGCTGGAGTGTTTTGTCAGTATGAAAGAAAATACATCAAAGCTCCattttaaaacacacacacacacaccctgtcCTCTTAGAGGTGTGCAGGTCCGGACCCGCGGCGAGCAGATGAAAGCCCGCTGTCGGCCCTCATGCCGTCTCCCACCGCCGTGCGTTCGTCCCTTTCAGGTCAAAGTGAAGCCCTAGCCCCCACCACGTACCCCCTCGCCACCGCAGCGAGCCGAGGTACAATCGGTAGACCTTTTGAGCTGCGTTTGAATTCCCATTCATCTTCCCGTCCTCGCAATAAAAGATCAGAGCGGGGCGGCGGAAACCGCTAGAAGCTTTAGCGACAATTAGCAGGAGAGTGAAGCTCTCAAAATGGTGGACAGTGTGTGAGTTGACCCACCAATTTTTAACTTCGAAGGTAACATTACTGtcaatagcagtgttgtttttggcagcccttttaatttttgtcttagtcgaaaatattttttagtCTTAATCATATCTTAGTCAATtccaaatgttttcgtctttgtctggttttagtcgatgaaatctcatacaaattccgtctagttttagtcgtcaGTTactcaaaaaaagttttgtctgtaaaattcaaattcaaagttTCAGTCCaagaataaataaaggtttccaactatttcaaatgaacatgagcacatattgtattgtctacaaggacaacgccaacttattattataagtacacatctgcataacattgtgtcatttttaatattaaagaaagtaATATAGAACAacttacaataaaaaaaaaaaaaattattaacattgttttgtttgtaacagaaaagacttaaagtgcatcgctttgcctgaattaaaataaAAGAAGTCACatacaaactgtaaaaatgcACTCAAGGTACACTTTTGGACCATTtaacactgaattattttttaataaaatcaataggtTGAATTCaaactgattagcaacattaactcatgaggacaatataccatacaatttgaccaaaaaaaccccaaaaattaatagaacaaaaatgacGGTGTCATtgtacagagggacagtttttatttttgcttcagGCAGTAGCAGCTCCTTTGCtaaggtgtggggttattttgcactgagcaacttggtatggcaCTGCATATGATGCTAATagcgctcgctggtttactgatgtaacactgacaaagcgggatgattgttggcaatattcggcacgttttcacttaaaacaatcaagcgagtcatcagtgtgattggggtctaatgtctttaagtgacaccttaatttatttggcttcctgctgtccgctgggtTTAGACACAgttaacagactggtctttcctcgtctcccactgtataaaaagtaaaagccaaatgctacattcgcttcgtcatatttcctcgtcttacagTAGCTCTTCATAACTCCAGTATTCTGTGCTGTGTGCTTATGATTAGAACAAATATACTTTGCACGCTCTGAAAATAAGAGCAACACTGCCACCCACCAAGtgaatgtgcaattacactataCACATTTTCTATTACGGCAAAAacgtatgttccccgaggtcgcaTGTGCCACTGATGCTGCGCACCACACTATTTGACAATGAttagcgccctcagtccattgcggatttttttccaattaaaaaaattatatataaatacaggTGAGCTGTCCCTATTTGATCAGGTAGTCTCCCTcttcctcctgctgcttttcttggtctggcagtgcactggacttgcttattaaagttaacaatgattgacatctCTGGCAAACCTTAatatttgccagagatgcctggcaagccgaaacttcaaagcgccacatgcgtcaatcatcgtttagcttgttaaacagttgctgtggcaactcgtgTGGaaatgagcagcttgagcggatttgagtggacaatttaataaaggcaagcatttttctactttattcttgtttaaaattaaTTCAGTGGGAAAGTAATATGGTTAAaactcataattattacatttgaagtgtttaaaaaccatttattaaaatatatatatacataaaagttttttttaattgtactttgggaaaaaggtgaaaaaaattcttttctaatgctaaatctgaataaatacattgaacacatcaaaaaaagaaaaaaaaaatatttttttaggggGCCCTACTTCGCGGTATTTCACTTAccgcagcgggttctggtcccaattaaccgcgaaaaacgagggttcACTGTACTGCtctagacttactgaccagaaaaaccaagtggctctgctttagactaGCCAAtgatttaagaggatgctcgctattctgaagctaatgctaacgggagGATTACATTTAGCGTCTAATGATCACTcaccacagacctttaaaggctaaaccaACACTGCATATTCTGTCTTGCCAAGATTAGAAAACCAATCTTatcgtgtttccaaacaagcaagacagAGCGTAGCCTATCTTGAGAGACATCCTAAGCTCCGGTGAGGCGAGAGACATCTCacctgagtgacacgacccaaacactgccacgttgcaagctgacgtactctaCGTACAATATGGAAATGTCCCGCATTGTGAACACATGACAGAAACGAtgttgcattttcgtctcgaAGTAGTCTCGTccaatgaaaactggcatttgtctcgttatgttctagttTCTCAAGCCATATTTTGAGCTCGTCACGTCATCTTCAAGAAAAAAtcgttcgtcgacgaaatattttcgttattgtcattgttgacgaaacagCACTGGTCAATAGCAGTAAAGTGGCTGTGTTAAAGGGGATAGTGGTACCAATTCTGCAAAAATTGCTTGAAAAGGGTTATACATATAAATTAGCCTTGTCTTTTAACACATTAGCAAATACCCAcaaattgatgttttttttcagtgttcCCTTTTCTGTAGACATGTCTTTTTTCTACCTCTGATGCTCCCTCTGAATTATCCATGAGTAAGTAGACTGAACACCTCCATTCATTGCTGGTACCTTACAAATAACAAAGTGCGGTCTTGTGCAGGCTAACACATGTTGTTGTCGCTTCCTGATGATAATCTGGACTCTTTTCTTCTtcgtctttctttctttttcacgCTGTCGCAGATGTTTGATAAAACACACCTGTGGTTGTGGGTTTGTTTGCGTGTGCGCGTGTTTGGGTGAAAATGGGACAAAAGCGATCAAGATGATCAGAGGGAAGAATGAATTTGTTCTTAAGCTCTTGTGTTGTGACTACAGCCTCAAGCGTGACGGCACGAGACAGCACTTACACGGGTGGGTTTTAAGAGGTGTGTTAGGCcttgttttgactgggaggcaaaatctgatttttagccaATCCAGATTGGAACTGGATGGCTTTTTTGTcgtctgaacagtcacaaagcacagaaatcagATTTTTGAGAGACTGATTGaaaccacatacagtggggcaaatacgtattcagtcaaccaccaattgtgcaagttctccttcttgaaaagattagagaggcctgtaattgtcaacatgggtaaaccacaaccatgggagacagaatgtggaaaaaaacaacagaaaatcacattgatttttaaagaatttatttccaaattagagtggaaaataagtatttggtcaccgacaaacaagcaagatttctggctgtcaaagaggtctaacttcttctaacgaggctccactcgttacctgtattaatggcacctgttttaactcattatcgttataaaagacacctgtccacaatctcagtcagtcacactccaaactccactatggccaaaaccaaagagctgtcgaaggacaccagacacaaaattgtagacctgcaccaggctgggaagactgaatctgcaataggtaaaacgcttggtgtaaagaaatcaactgtgggagcaattataagaaaatggaagacatacaagaccactgataatctccctcgatctggggccccatgcaagatctcaccccgtggcgtccaaatgataacaagaacggtgagcaaaaatcccaaaaccacacggagggacctagtgagtgatctacagagagctgggaccacagtaacaaaggctactatcagtaacacaatgcgccgccagggactcaaatcctgcactgccagacgtgtccccttgttgaagccagtacgctTCCAGGCCCGtccgcggttcgctagagagcatttggattatccagaagaggactgggagaatgtgttatggtcagatgaaaccaaaatagaactttttggtagaaacacaggttctcgtgtttggaggagaaagagtactgaattgcatccgaagaacaccatacccattgtgaagcatgggggtggaaacatcatgctttggggctgtttttctgcaaagggaccaggacgactgatctgtgtaaaggaaaaaatgaatgggaccatgtatcgtgagattttgagtgaaaatctccttccatcagcaatggcattgaagatgagacgtggctgggtctttcagcatgacaatgatcccagacACACAGCCACGgacacaaaggagtggctttggaagaagcatttcaaggtcctggagtggcctagccagtctccagatctcaaccccatagaaaatctgtggagggagttgaaagtccgtgttgcccaacgacagccctaaaacatcactgctctagaggagatctgcatggaggaatgggccaaaataccagcaacagtgtgtgaaaagcttgtgaagagttacagaaaacgtttggcctccgttattgccaacaaagggtacacaacaaagtattgagatgaacttttggtattgaccaaatacttattttccaccatgatttgcaaataaattctttcaaaatcaaacaatgcgattctCTGttttgtgaggtaccaagaggttcccacccataATGCACTATTAGTGACACCGAATTGCGAACCATttgcatgttggtcattgtgtgTGGACTGAACTTGATGCCATGATGCCTCCTCACTGCTGTGCACAGGCTGTCAGCGTCCAGTGGGCGCCTCCCGAGGCAAAGCCAAAGTGTGCTACTACAGCGGCTGGTATTACTGCCAAAACTGCCACCAGGACAACACCTTCCTCATTCCTGCCCGCCTGTTGCACAATTGGGACACCAGTAAGCACAAGGTAGTGCAAACACTCGCACTGTTATATCGTGCTTAATAGAAGTTATCACAATAAAGCTGGTTTAAACATCTTGGTCAGGTGTCCAAGCAGGCGAAGGAGTTCCTGGAGTTTGTGTATGAGGAGCCCCTGCTGGACGTACAGCAGCTCAACGGGGGTCTGTACGAGCACTGCGAGCCTCTCAGTGCCGTGTTGCGCTTGCGTCAGCAGCTGCAGTCGCTACGCGCCTACCTGTTTAGCTGCCGCGCCACTATCGCCGAGGACCTGCGGCGAAGGTACGGTTAACATGCCATTCATCGAAGGGGATCCTTTTCAGAGTCTTCTGCAATGATTTTGACGCGGGACCACCTGAACATACATGCACGTCTGCGTTTACATGTGTGGGTGGGGCGCATGTTTGCACATTTTCAAACATGGTATAATTGATGATGGTCGTGCAGCTAAAACATTTGCAGGGTCATTAGTCttgtgcctttttttcccctctagaAGAAGCACACCACATATTTAGTCTACATCAGTTTTATCTTGATATTGTCTCTACATAGAATATTCACTTTAATtgaaaagagaagaaaagttgtttttaaatatgtttttagtTTAATTGTACACTTATTTTTAATGTACAATAATATCTACTGAATTTAAATCTTATATGCATAtgtattttatttgaatttaattgaaatatttaatgttaATCTAATGTAATATTTAATGTAGTAATGTACATTATTAACTTTGAAAGTTAAAAGAGTTGGAAAGTTCAAGGATAAAATGTTACAAGTGcccaaaactatattttgaaagttgttttttttttttttttttttttttaaatgagaacaAAAAACGCAgaaactgttttgttttttcattttgtttttgtaattttcaatttgtttaaataaGATTATTTTAAGAGCAAATAttagaataaatacatttaaattaagaaaaaatatatttttaaatagtttAAGTTAACTTAGTTAcatatttttgtcttttggtAACTTCCCCCCCCTTAAATGTAGTTGTAAGTCCTGTATGTAATGTGTACAAAGCCGCAtctcattgatttatttttccgttctttttaaatgtttattttagatCC
It includes:
- the plekhm3 gene encoding pleckstrin homology domain-containing family M member 3 isoform X1, giving the protein MPRCWDVTSVSSERQMEAMRQPDAVGDISPALEATEDFAAPGVPPPSEKLEEASSAALVKLSSGGVRGLLTGRRPEVGPLGLAWADSLSAAGLRHGNRSRARSTNDLLSQGKDCAANATSNAAFKKGHNRSRSDVNYRTAAYTDNGLPALDTLKNTILNHHVQDEKGSSSSSMVLKQAEMEFREGPRGRWSECHVELTPCELRLYTLDSSANRQLGTAYSLSHCQGVVAPAPGQPADQRTLQAVFFNSTRVQLRAATQWEAGEWRRLVWEKVQATRPARQKVEKMVTFPDAAPLSRPTTLPLFNQRCQDVLKSGLLHQLLDQNNWCAFTFVLSRTTLQAFPTEGRAPVSRPVRQYLLASCLGVQPDPEVPDHGERFQAVFAADTLRLRAETSAKALEWTEALRGAAGARRPAQEECSAPVLQGVPLRSRERKHREQRAKRQSVTTSFLSLLTCVAVEKGLTAQGFTCAGCQRPVGASRGKAKVCYYSGWYYCQNCHQDNTFLIPARLLHNWDTSKHKVSKQAKEFLEFVYEEPLLDVQQLNGGLYEHCEPLSAVLRLRQQLQSLRAYLFSCRATIAEDLRRRIFPREYLLQHIHLYSIADLQQVIDGQLAPFLSKVIKFASAHVLACSLCRQKGFICELCHSGHVIYPFQDGATTRCSGCGAVFHSECRQKCQPCPRCVRRELHHVQRPSSFWSPDDDPHLPFQDT
- the plekhm3 gene encoding pleckstrin homology domain-containing family M member 3 isoform X2 translates to MPRCWDVTSVSSERQMEAMRQPDAVGDISPALEATEDFAAPGVPPPSEKLEEASSAALVKLSSGGVRGLLTGRRPEVGPLGLAWADSLSAAGLRHGNRSRARSTNDLLSQGKDCAANATSNAAFKKGHNRSRSDVNYRTAAYTDNGLPALDTLKNTILNHHVQDEKGSSSSSMVLKQAEMEFREGPRGRWSECHVELTPCELRLYTLDSSANRQLGTAYSLSHCQGVVAPAPGQPADQRTLQAVFFNSTRVQLRAATQWEAGEWRRLVWEKVQATRPARQKVEKMVTFPDAAPLSRPTTLPLFNQRCQDVLKSGLLHQLLDQNNWCAFTFVLSRTTLQAFPTEGRAPVSRPVRQYLLASCLGVQPDPEVPDHGERFQAVFAADTLRLRAETSAKALEWTEALRGAAGARRPAQEECSAPVLQGVPLRSRERKHREQRAKRQSVTTSFLSLLTCVAVEKGLTAQGFTCAGCQRPVGASRGKAKVCYYSGWYYCQNCHQDNTFLIPARLLHNWDTSKHKVSKQAKEFLEFVYEEPLLDVQQLNGGLYEHCEPLSAVLRLRQQLQSLRAYLFSCRATIAEDLRRRIFPREYLLQHIHLYSIADLQQVIDGQLAPFLSKVIKFASAHVLACSLCRQKGFICELCHSGHVIYPFQDGATTRFRWKRDKTFSAYKQAGVSQE